TTCCCATATCCAATTCCACCCGCTTGCATGATTACTTTATCGTAACCAATTTTTCTGTTTTCTTCTTCGTGTTCAAAAGTCAAAACAGAACCAGTAATAAGCGGCTGTCCAAATTTATTTCCAAAATCAGAAGCTCCGTTTGAAGCTTTGATCAAAATATCCATTGGTGTTTGGTACAACCATTTTCTTTCTTCCACCGCATTTTCCCATTTTCTGTCGTCCTGAGCGGAGTCGAAAGATTTCAAACGAGAGTAAGAAGTCATGTAAACAGCAGTTCCAGCTAAAGGAAGCGAACCTTGTCCTCCTGCTAAACGGTCACGGATTTCTCCTCCAGATCCTGTAGCAGCACCATTGAAAGGTTCAACAGTAGTTGGGAAATTGTGTGTTTCGGCTTTTAAAGAGATAACAGAATCAAATTCTTTTATTTCGTAAAAATCAGGTTTATCAGCCGATTTTGGTGCAAATTGCTGCACTTTTGGTCCTTTTACAAAAGCAACGTTGTCTTTGTAAGCAGAAACAATATCGTTAGGATTTTCCTGAGATGTTTTTTTGATTAATTTGAAAAGAGAAGTTTCTTTTTCTTCGCCATCGATCACAAAAGTTCCGTTGAAAATTTTGTGGCGGCAGTGCTCTGAATTTGCTTGAGAGAAAGCAAAAATCTCAGAATCCGTTAATTTTCTTCCCAGTTTAGCTGAAAGATTGTTTAAGTATTCAACTTCTTCTTCGCTTAAAGCTAAACCTTCAACTTTGTTGTAAGCCGCAATATCATCAATCTCCAAAATTGGTTCTGGCTGAATGTTGATAGTGAAGATTTCTTGATCTAATTCGTTGAATTTTTGGAAAAGCATAGGGTCAAAATCAGTAAAATCTGCCGTTGCCGGATGAAATTCTTCAATTCTGATAATGCCCGGAACACCCATATTTTGAGTGATTTCTACAGCATTTGTGCTCCACGGTGTGATCATAGTGGCACGGGGACCAACAAAAAAACCCGTCAGTGCGGATTTTTCGATCTTATTTGCGTCGGCAAAAAGCCAGTTTAATTTTGAAATGTCTTGAGCTGAAATTTCGTTTTGCGTTTGTACGGCAAAAACAGTTTTGCTTTGGTTTTCAAAGAAATGGATCATTGTGATGTGTAGTTTGTTGTATTGAGCTGCAAATTTAGTTTAAATAAATAGCAAGCGCAAATTTGATAACAAACTCTTTTGAAAAAAATGAAATTGAACTGAAATTAAGTTAAAAATTAAGAATGTGGTTGGTTTTTGTAGAGTTGCTAAGATGATGAGTTTTGTTTCACGCAGATTTAGCAGATTTAGCAGATTTATTTTTTTTACTGAATTAAAAAACTTTGTCTGTAATATATTTTTGATCTGCTTATCTGCGGTAGAAATATTTCCCAAAAGAGGCAGAGTATTTTTATTTCACGCAGATTTGGCAAATTGTACAGATTTAATTTTTTGAGTTATTTAAAAATCTGTGTCAATTAATTTTTAAGATTTAATCTGTTTTTGATCTGCCAAATGCGTGAAAAAAATTATTCTATTACAATTTTCTTAATGATCGTTTTTGAATCTTTTTGGATTTTAACGACATAAATTCCTTTTACGAGATGAACAGCTGTAATGACAGCATCGGTACTGTTTTGTTTTTCGAAAACTTTTTGTCCTGTAAAAGAGAAAATTTCTAAGTCGTAAGGAGAATCAAAATTGTCTAAACCTATATTGAAGATTCCATTTGACGGATTTGGGAAAATCAAAACTTCATTAGATGTTTCAACCACTTCTTCTTCAATTGGGCGAGCCATTTTGCTTCCTAAATTATTGCAGGTATCTTGTGAAAACGAATCCCATTGTGCACTTAAGTTAAAAGTGGTGCTTGGAGAAGTTACGGTTGATTTTCTTCTTAAAGTAACATCAATAGCAAAATTGGCTGTTCCGCCATTAAAGGTTCCGATGATGTCAATCAAAACGCCATTTTTGAATAAACCTACGGCATCATTTCCATTGAAAGTTAATTCGGTTGCCGTTGTTGAGATATTAGCTGAACTCGTAGAAAAACAACTTGATGACATTGAACTGTTTACCACAACAAATTTGCTTCCTGTTGCTAATGTACCACTCAGAGCCAATCCTGTGCTCCATGAACCAGCACCGTTTGTCTGTTTTTTGATCGTATAAGCAGATAAGTTTACAGAACTTCCAGTATTGTTGGCAATTTCTAAAGCTTTGTTATTTCCAGAACCTTCAATGTATTCAGAAAAAAGAAGATCTGTTGCAGTTCCTGTTCCGCTGCTGTTGGTTGTAACTGAAATAGTATTGCTTGAAGCAGAAGCATTTCCAGCCGCATCTTTTGCTTTTACATAAATTGAATAAGTGGTAGAAGCGGTTAAACCCGTAATGGTAGCTGTAGTTCCAGAAACAGTTGTTTTTAAAACGCTATTAGCATAAACATCATATCCTGTTACGGCCACATTATCTGTAGAAGCGGTCCAGCTAAGCGAAATTGAAGTTGCTGTTTTTGTGGTTGAAGCCAAACTTGTTGGAGTTGTTGGTGCTTGAGTATCTCCAGAAGGAGGAGTGCCGCCCCAAATTTGATTTACATATTCAGGATGATCGATAAATGGATTTCGGTTGTTCTGACGTGCGTAAATCGCATTGTTTCTTGCAATTTCTCTTGCGCTCACAGGGTCTTGAGCGTGCCAAGCTAAAAGCATGTTTAAGAATGCTGTCGTAAAAACTTGATTGCTTGAGCCATTAAACATGGCATATGAATATCCTGCAACGGTGTTTTCATATCGTGTTGCAAAATAGAAATACATTCTGGCAATATCTCCTTTAAAAGCATTTATTGGCTCGAAAACTGTTCCCGAATATCCAGAAACGGCACTTGAACCCAATTTGCTTCCGTTTTGAGAAGTATAAGTAGCTGAATTTACATTTCCGTGAGGGTAGTTCGAACGCATTCCGTTTACTTTTCCGTCAGTTGGGGTAATAAAATGCGCATCCGCAACCATTGGGAACTGTTCATTAAAAACCGACTGTGGAATAATGTGTTCTCTATTATAGCAATCTCCTTCGGCAGAATAGTTTCCGCATCTTTGGGTTGTTCCTGTGGTGTAGTTATATGGATCTGTTCCTGATGGATTTTCAGAATACATGTCTAAAATAGTTCCGTCATTTTCATAAAAATTATCAACGTCAGAAGTTTGATAAGTGGTGTAAAGTCCGGCATAACCGTTATTGGTGTGGTCTTTAATAATGTTATACAATTGTGTTTTTAAAGTATAACCCGTTCCGGTTGCAGTGCTGTAATAACCCGAAGGGATTTGAGCAAAACCAATTGTGGCAAACATCAATAACAGTAAAAAGTAGTTTTTTTTCATAAATTAATAGTTTAAAATTTGGTTACGGTTTTTTGTTTTTAACTTTTAAATATTTGAATTTTAATTGATTAAAAACGAATTGTAACAAATCTACTACTTTTATGAATGCAATACGTTAAGCGATGTTTAATTTTAGATATATTTTCTTACGGGTGTTTTGAGGTTATTTAAAGTAACTTTTTTGAGCCTGAATTTTGTTAATTGACAATCCTCTAAATTTATTTTCCTTAATAGCTTTTTCAATGATTTGAGTAGTTTTAACGCCAAGAATAAAAGATGGACTTATTTCTCTTCCGCTTCCAAAACCTACACTCGTAGAGAATATTCCTTCTTCAATTATTTTACCTGTTTTGTGAAAGAAATCTGGAACAGGAACGACTTGATCATTGTATTGATTGCATTTATTACAAAATCTATCCTTTTGCCAAGCAGAAAACTCTAAAATTTCTAAAGGTTTCATTAAAAATAAAGAGTTATCTTCATTAAGTGGAAGAAAATCAACATTAAAATTTAATCCTTCAATGTATTTTTTAAATTTTAAAGATGAAATAAACCTACGTTCATAAGTGGCGCTAAAGTCGGCTTTATTTCTTATTTTAAAACCAGTAGGTAAATACGAAAAATCGATACAACATTCACACTCATCACAGAATACGGATTTAGGTGCATTTTCAAAAAAATACTCATGATTGTTAATACAGCTAAGATTGTATGCTATTGTAATATTCTCTTCCATTTTTTGTCTAACAATTTGTTATGCAAAAATAATATTATTTAAAGAAAAAACTTACTTTAATTGCTCAGAAAAAATAATGAGTTTATTCAAAGATTCACTTTTTTGCTGAAATCTTTTTTATGGCTTTCTGGTATTCTTTTTCAAAATTCTTTCCGTGATCATCAACTATTGTGATGCCATAATCGTAAATGCGGTTCTTTTTTATTTGGTAAAAGGAAACCCAATCTTGACCAGATGCAGCATAACTTTCTACAATATTATATTTTGGATTGTATGTCGGATTTTTGATTTCTTCAAAACCAATGACTTTTATAAAGTTGTTTGTTTTTGGATTGTAGAGATACAAGTTATACGTCCAATTGCTTCTTACATCAGAAATGTTCTGAATCAAAATATCTTTTATGCCGTCATTATTGAAATCTTGGAATTCGATTTTTTGAGTACTGCTAAAAATCGAATCTTTTACTAAAACAGAAGATTTGTTATTTGTCTTTTGAATTATACTTAAAATTGAATTTTTTTCACCATCGTAACCGTCTTTTTCAGTCTCGAAGTTCTTGAGTTGTATTGTAAATCCTTTGTTTTTATAAATAGAATCACACTGAATCGTTTTTGTATTTTGTGCAAACGTGCTCATGCAGGCTAGAATAAAAACTGCGATAGAAAGATTTCTCTTCATTTGATAATCGTTTTAGATAAAAAACTTTTAAAACTTAGAGTTTATACTCTGTATCTTTTTACTTCGGAAAATCTTTACTCTGATAAGCGCCCAAATCCGGTGGAGAAGTTCTAGTAATTCCTAAAATATCTGTTGGAATGATGAATGCCTGATTCCCTTTCGCGAAAGCGGCAGAAGTTTTATCGATATTCAGCTGATTTTTTGAAACGTTGTAAAACTTCGGATTTTCATTTAAAATGATGTTGTTGTAGTGTTCTGTATCGGTTTTGAATTGATAATCAGCATTTGTTGAACTTCCAAATTTCAGCAGGCAATTGTTTAATTGATAAATGAAAGCTGCGCCTGTATTTTTGCTCAAATTGAATTCATACGATGTTGAACCGTAAATAATGCAATTGTTGAAAGTTGCCTGAGTCAGCGGATTGGTTTCGGGTGATGCTCCTACCAGACTATTACTTAAATTAACGGCAAACTGAGAACTGCCTGACCAATTATTGTTAAAAGTACAATGCGTAAAACTGTAATTTCCGCCATAAACACAAGATAAACCTGCTAAACCAGCATAATTAATAGCGATATTTTCTCCTGTAATATGTGCATTTTGAGCTAAAATTCCGTACTCAACGCAATTGTAAATTTGAGTGTTTTTAATTTCAATCGTATTTGACGGACTTCTGAATTCTAATCCCGTAACAGCATTTTTTAAAGTCAAATGATTGATAGAATGATTGGCACTTCCTTTTTCAAAAATCACAGATTTCCATTGTCCTGGAATATCTGAGTAAAGTGATTCTAAACGATCGCCTTCAAAAATGACTTCTTTTTCAAGTTTGTCAGTTGTAGAAACCGCTCCGTTAATTTGAAGAGAAGCTTTATCGCCAACATATAATCCTGAACCGGCATGAAAATGAACTCTTGCGCCGGCTTCAAACGTGATGGTTTTATTTTCGGGAACTCCAGCGTACCCATAAATTACATAAGGTTTCGTATTCGTAAAAAGAAGTTCATTTCCGTTTACAGCATCATTCTCGTCCAGATAAAATCCATCAACAGCTTTACCGTCGATTTGGATTTTTTCTTTTGTTCCGTCAGGATTTTGTTTTGGATATAAAAATACTGCATCTTGAATCAATGTTACCAAAGCGACTTGTTGAAGATTTGCACCGCTGTCAAATTGAATTTCATCGGTATACAAGAAATCAGTTGGATTGGCATCCGTAATATCGGCAGTGGTTTCTATAAAAATATAGAGGCTGTCTTTTGCTAAAAGTGTAACATTGTTGAAAATCTTTCCGTTGTTGCCATTCATTCCGTCAACGGTCATTCGGTATTTAGAAGCCAGACCTTTTTTCAGCTGTATAATCGGAATTGAAATGTCGTTTTTGCTTCTATTAAAGACTTTTAATTGGTAAGTGCTTGAACCGATGTTTTTGAAAACAGTATCCAAATATACAGTGTCTTTTGAAAACTTTAAATCTCCAGTGCTGGCAACGGTATCAAAATCAGTTCTACAGGAACTCATCGCGATGAATAAACCAAAAATAAAAAGTATAAAATATTGACGCATTTGAATAGTTTTACCGCGGATTAAAGATTGTATTTTCTACATCATGCAAAAAAATAATCTGAGATAATCTGTTTCATCAGTGGCAAAAAAAATATTTTTCAGCCAAAGATAGTTTCCGATTGTTTTTGTAAAAATAACAAAAAACTTACATGTTTGAAGTTGAATTTTAATTTTCGAATGGGATTTTTCAATTTGTGTCAATATCTTCTTTAATTTTACGATTTTAAAGAATAATTTAATGAATCATACAAAAGAGCAGATTTTGGCGCGCTGTAATGAGTTTACAAAAAACACATTAATGGAAACGTTGAAAATAGAATATATCGATGCCGGAGAAGATTTTTTAACTGCAAAAATGCCTGTAAATCCAAGTGTTCACCAGCCAATGGGATTGTTGCACGGCGGGGCTTCGGTAGCTTTGGCAGAAAGCGTTGGAAGTGCTGCTTCTTTCTTTTTTATCAATCCAAAAGAGCAGGAGGTAAGAGGTATCGAAATTTCGGCAAATCATCTAAAAAGTATTCGTGAAGGTTATGTTTTTGGGACAGCCAGAATTATTCACAAAGGAAGAAGCCTGCATCTTTGGGAAATCAAAATTACCGACGAAGAAGGAAATCTGGTTTCACTTTGCAAACTGACGAATATGGTTTTAGACAGAAAGAAAAGTGAATAAATTATGAATCCATTTTTCTTAAAAATTAAAAATCATAAAGAACAAAATTTACCCTTTGTACTTTATTCAAAACCGAATACCGAAAACCTAATTGGGATTTTACAACAAAATAATACGTTACATACCGTTTCAGATTACAGCGAAAAAGGATTTGTTTTTGCTTCTTTTGATGAAAAACAACTAATTCTGATTCCAGAGAATGAATCGGAAATTATTACGGCGAATAAAGAAACAACTGTATTTGAACCTATTGAAATTGATGATTTAAGTTCTGATTCAGAAGCTAAATTTCAATATGAATATTTGGTCGCGCAAGGAATTCAGGCAATTAAGAATGAAGAATTCAAAAAAGTGGTTTTGTCACGAAGTGAAGAAGTGACTTTAACCGAATTTGATTTTATTGAAACGTTTCAGCACTTGGTGCAGTTATATCCAGCGACTTTTTGTTATTGTTTCTTCCATCCGAAAATCGGACTTTGGATGGGAGCAACTCCAGAAAAACTGTTGAAAGCCAATGGAAATGTTTTCGAAACAATGGCTCTGGCAGGAACGCAGAAGGATAATAATGAAACTGAAATCGTTTGGCAGCAGAAAGAAAAAGACGAACAGCAATTTGTGACTGATTTTATTGTAAAACGTCTTCGAGAATTTACAGCTTCGGTTGTAGTTTCTGAACCTTACAGTTTAAAAGCGGGATCGATCTGGCACATTAAAACGGATATTTCTGGAGTTTTAAAGGATAATTCAACTTTAGAAGAGGTGATTGATACTTTGCATCCAACGCCAGCAGTTTGTGGTTTTCCAAAGAAAAAATCGAAAGTGTTTATTATCGAAAATGAAAATTACGACCGTACTTTTTATACTGGTTTTTTAGGCGAATTAAACAGCACTTTTGCTGGAGCTGATGCAAGTTCTGATTTATTTGTAAATTTACGATGCATGCAGATTCAGGATACTAAAGCCATTTTATACATGGGCTGCGGTATTACCAAAGAAAGCATTCCCGAAAAAGAATGGGAGGAAAGCGTGAATAAATCCATGACGATGAAAAGGGTTTTGAGAGTTATGAGTTAGAAGTTATGAGTTATGAGTTGTGAGTTAAAAGTTATGAATTATAAGTTTTAGAACTGAATCTCTTTAAACAAAGTTTGAATTCGTGTGTCACCCTGAGCGAAGTCGAAGGGCACAAAGGGCTTCGACTCCGCTCAGCCTGACAACTTGAAACCTGAAACCTGAAACCTGAAACAAAATAAACAAAAAAATGAAACTAGATATATTAGCTTTTGGGGCGCATCCGGATGATGTTGAATTAGGTTGTGCCGGAACTATTTTAAAAGAAGTTTCCCTTGGAAAAAAAGTGGGAATTGTTGATTTAACGCGAGGCGAATTAGGAACGCGTGGAACTGCAGAAATAAGAGATCAGGAAGCAAAAGATGCTGCGAAGATTTTAGGGGTTCTGATTCGTGAAAATTTGGCCATGCGCGATGGGTTTTTCGTTAATGATGAAAAACACCAATTAGAAGTCATTAAAATGATTCGTAAATACAAACCTGAAATTGTATTGTGTAATGCTGTTGACGATCGTCATATCGATCATGGAAAAGGAAGCAAATTAGTTTCTGATGCTTGTTTTCTTTCGGGTTTGATGAAAATTGAAACTTCGATTGACGGAGAGAAACAAGAAGCTTGGAGACCCAAAGTGGTTTATCATTATATTCAGTGGAAAAATATCACTCCGGATTTCGTTGTAGACATTACAGGATTCGAAGAAAAGAAAGTCGAAGCGATTATGGCGTATAAGACTCAATTTTACGATCCGAATTCAAATGAACCTGCAACGCCAATTACGAGTAAAAACTTCTTTGAGAGTTTAAATTATCGTGCGCAGGACTTGGGAAGGCTAGTTGGGAGAGATTTTGCCGAAGGATTTACAGTTGAAAGGTGTTTGGCAGTCAATAGCTTAGAAAATTTATTGTAATTTTTTCATTTTTTTCTTTGTAGAACTCAACCTTTGTTCTATATTTGCACTCGCTAAGCAAAAATGGTGGTTGTAGCTCAGCTGGTTAGAGTAGCGGTTTGTGGTGCCGCGGGTCGCCGGTTCGAACCCGGTCAGCCACCCAGATTTAAAGCCTTGAAGAAATTCAAGGCTTTTTTTGTTTTCGACCGAAAACAAATTTCAATAATAGAAAATCCAAATTCCAAATTGTAAAGATTTGGAATTTGGATTTTTATTTAGAACTATAAAGCTAGCTATTTTAAGATAAGGGAAAATCTTCTCAAGAAATACTTGGAATCTTTGTCAAAGTTTAAAACTTTGACAAAGATAATTTGTAAGCATTATTATTAAACTTTATGAAAGCTAATTACGAAGATTTCCAGCTCTTTAGAGAACCGAATTTGGAATTTACAATTTAAAATATTCGTATTTAATAAAAAAAGCACAACGGTTAAGTTGTGCTTTTTGGAATAGTTATTATATTTGGTTTATGTATTATCAGATTTCCTCAAATGTAGTTCCTTCTTTAATGTCGCCAGTTTTATAACCTTTTTTAAACCAGTACATTCGTTGTTCAGATGATCCGTGGGTAAACGAATCGGGAACTATACGTCCTTGCATTTTACTTTGAATAGCATCGTCTCCAACCGCATTTGCTGCACTTAACGCTTCATCAATATCATCGGGATCTAAGTTTTCCTGATTGTAATGTGCCCAAACTCCCGCATAAAAATCAGCTTGAAGTTCTAAGGCTACAGAAAGTTTATTAGCTTCGGCCTGACTTTTTCCCTGCTGATCGCGACGCATTTTTTCAGATGTTCCTAACAATGTCTGAATGTGATGTCCAATTTCGTGAGCAATTACATAGGCAATAGCAAAATCTCCGCCTTTGGCCCCAAATTTGGTTTTAAGTTCTTCAAAGAAACCTAAATCCATATAAACAATTTGATCTGCCGGACAATAAAATGGTCCAGATGCCGAAGATGCTCCTCCGCAAGCGGTATTTACAGCACCTCTAAAAAGTACCAATTTAGGTCTTTTGTAAGTCATTCCATGTTCAGCGAATATTTTACCCCAGATGTCTTCAGTATCGGCCAAGGTTACTTTTACGAAACTGCCCATTTCTTTGTCTTCTTTGCTCAGTGGAGCTGCAGCTTCAGTTTGTGTTGGCTGACCGCCTTGCATTTGTTCTAAAGCAGATCCTACAGCTTGGCCCGTTTCACCGCCAAAAATATTTAATAGCAAAATAATGATTCCAATAACTCCACCGCCAATAGCGACTTTTCCTCCAGATAAACCTCTTCGGTCTTCAACATTATCACTTTCTCTTCTGCCTTGCCATTTCATAGTAAATAGTTTTATGCTTATATGTTATTTGTTGTACGAATTTATATATTTTTTATGAATTAATTAACATTTATAAGATTTAGTTTAAAAAATTATTTCAGCCATTTTACCAAAGTTTCTTCAACCGTTCCTTTCATAATAGGTTTTGAGATATAATCATCCATTCCTGCAGAAATACATTTGTTACGCTCTTCTTTTTCAGCCCCCGCAGTTACGGCTATAATGGGCGTATTTTTGCCTAAAACGGTATTTCGTATGGCTTTTGTGGTTTCATAACCATTCATAATAGGCATCTGAATGTCCATAAATACAAGTGTTGGATTAATAGATTCAAACTGCTGTACTGCTTCGTATCCATTTTCACATTCAAAAATAAAAGCATTATTATACAGGTTTTTTACAATAGTTTTTAAAAGCAGCATATTGACTTTGTTGTCTTCAACAATTAGAAAACGGATATTTTTATTTGCCGGTTCGTCTTCATCGTCGTCATAATCGGATTGCATGTTTTTAAATTCGGCGTTGTATTTTTCGCTGATGCTTTGATTGCTGGTTTTTAAATTCAAATCAAAGAAGAAGTTGCTTCCTTCGCCTATCGTACTTTCAAGCTGTAATCGGCTTTCCATTAAGGCTAATAATTGGTTTGAAATGGTTAATCCTAATCCAGTTCCTCCAAATTTTCGGGTTGTGGAACTATCTGCCTGCGAAAATGCTTTGAAGATTTTCTTTTGGTTTTTTTCTAAAATTCCAATTCCGGTATCAATAACAGAGAAACGTATGGTGCAATTGTTGTTTTTGTTTTTTTCTAAAACCGAAACATTCAATTTGATTGATCCTTCATTGGTAAATTTTACAGCATTTGAAAGCAGGTTGATCAAAATTTGTTTGATTCTCACAATATCGGTCCAGATGTATTTTGGAACATTAGGATCGACGTTTAGTTCCAGCTGCAGGTTTTTCTGGTTCGATTCATACACGATTAAATCAAATACTTGCCCGAGAACTTTTTTAATATCGTATAGGTCAATAAAAAGTTCTAGTTTTCCAGCTTCAATTTTAGAAAAATCAAGGATATCGTTTATAATCTCCAACAGTGAATGTGCCGACTGATTAATCGTAGTCATGTATTTCTCTTGAATTTCTTCTAATTCGGTTTTCATCAATAAATGTGTAAAACCAATAATACCGTTTAGCGGCGTTCGGATTTCGTGTGACATATTGGCCAGAAAATCAGATTTTGATTTATTGGCTGCTTCCGCTAATTGTTTGGCTTTAATAGCGTCTTCGGTTTCTTTTTTATTGGTAATGTCAAAGTAAATTCCACCCACAAATTCAATTTCGTCGCCTTTCTTAATTACGTCGCCAAATTCTTCCACCCAGATATATTCGCCTGTTTTGCGTTTAATACGGTAAACATTATGCAGAGGCATTCCGTTTTGAAGATTGTCGATTTGATTGTTAATGACTTCGTCGCGGTCGTCTTGGTGAATAAGGGATAAAAACGATAAGTTATTTTCAATAAATTCTGTTTTTGAATATCCGGTTAGGTTTTGGATTTCATCATTTAGAAAGATTTTTGTAGAAAAAGCATCAAACTTAGATAAGTAAACGGTTCCTGGAATATTGTTGGCAATAAGTTTGAATTTTTCTTCACTTTCAATGATTTTACTTTCGTTTCGGTTTCTTTCTAATGCAGATGAAATGTTGTTTGCCAAAATCTGGAAGATGTAGATTTCTTCTTCAGACCATTTTCTTTCTTCGGTACAATCATCAAAACCAATGAAACCTGTAAATTCATCATTAACGTACAATGGCAGAATCAAAATCGATTTGATCTCATTGTCAAGCAGTAATTGTTTGAAAAAGGCATTTTCGAGTTTTCGGGTAAAAGAGCTTAAAATGCGTTTGTTTTTGGCGGCATCAAAGATTTCTTGAAGATTCTCTTCGGTCATGTGTCGCAGAGGCGTAATCTGATGTCGGATTCCTTTTCGCGACCATTTGTATTTTTGGCTGACGGTATTTGTTGAAAAATCCCTTTCGTAATAATACATATGATCTGCTTTGGAAGCTTTTCCAATTAAATCGTACGTTTCCTGAAACATTTCTTCGGTTGATTTACTCAGCAGGAATTTTTCGGTACAAAGCGAAAGTGCGGAAAGCAGCTGACTCTTAAATTCCAGTCTCTTCTCGGCTTCCAAACGCATTTGAGATGAAATGGCAAGTGAAATTACGTCTGAAATAGTTCTGGCATAATTGATATCTTCATTGTCCCATTCCCGCTGTTCTTTTGTGCTTTCAAAGCAAACTACTCCGGCCAGTTGTCCGCTTAAAAATATAGGAACATCAAGCATGGATTTAATTTGGTTTTTGGTGAAATAAACTCTTTCAAATTCTGAAGTTTCCAATTTGTTAAAAACATCAGGAGCGTTTATAATGGCTTTATTCTGCAGGGTTTCAAAATAAATAGGATAGGATTCTTTACTTAAAATATTTTTATCATTCAGATTTTGATTATCCATGCTGTACAAATTTTTGCAGGTAATCAAATCCTTGTTATATTTCCAAAAACTCACTCTATTGGCTTTACTGACTGTAGAAGCTTCTTTGATAATGTAATCTATAACTGTATCTAAATTATTGTAAGTGCTGAAATCTGTAGTCGAGAGTTTTTTGGTTGAATTGTTGAAAGCTTCAATTTTTTCGAGTCGTCGTTTTTTCTCGTTTTCAGCATTTTTTATTTCAGTAATATCACGGGCAATTCCCGCAAATCCGATAGTTTGTCCCAGATCGTTTTTACGGATAATGATTTTCTGGGAAATCCATAATTCCTGACCATTTTTCTTTAATATCGGAATCTCGATGATAGGGAAATTAGCGCCGTTGCTTTCAAAATTTTCATAAAAATCAACGGCACTCAAAGAATATTTTTCATGAATAAAGTTTGAATAATGTTTGTTGATTATTTCGTCTTCGGCATACCCCAAAAGCGCATACGCAAATTCATTTATAAAAGTAAAATGACCTTCTGCATCAATTTCGAATATAATATCAGTCGCGGTCTGGATAAGGTTTTTATATTGGTCTTGAACATTAACCTGTTCCGTAACATCTTGTCCAATACTGATAATCAAATCATCAGAGAACTTTTTATCTTTCCATTGAATGTATTTGAATTCTCCGTTTTTGCTTTTTAATTTTCGGGTATACAGTTTATTTTCTTCCCGATTTTCGGGATCATTTT
This is a stretch of genomic DNA from Flavobacterium endoglycinae. It encodes these proteins:
- a CDS encoding PaaI family thioesterase — encoded protein: MNHTKEQILARCNEFTKNTLMETLKIEYIDAGEDFLTAKMPVNPSVHQPMGLLHGGASVALAESVGSAASFFFINPKEQEVRGIEISANHLKSIREGYVFGTARIIHKGRSLHLWEIKITDEEGNLVSLCKLTNMVLDRKKSE
- a CDS encoding XAC2610-related protein, translated to MKRNLSIAVFILACMSTFAQNTKTIQCDSIYKNKGFTIQLKNFETEKDGYDGEKNSILSIIQKTNNKSSVLVKDSIFSSTQKIEFQDFNNDGIKDILIQNISDVRSNWTYNLYLYNPKTNNFIKVIGFEEIKNPTYNPKYNIVESYAASGQDWVSFYQIKKNRIYDYGITIVDDHGKNFEKEYQKAIKKISAKK
- a CDS encoding chorismate-binding protein — protein: MNPFFLKIKNHKEQNLPFVLYSKPNTENLIGILQQNNTLHTVSDYSEKGFVFASFDEKQLILIPENESEIITANKETTVFEPIEIDDLSSDSEAKFQYEYLVAQGIQAIKNEEFKKVVLSRSEEVTLTEFDFIETFQHLVQLYPATFCYCFFHPKIGLWMGATPEKLLKANGNVFETMALAGTQKDNNETEIVWQQKEKDEQQFVTDFIVKRLREFTASVVVSEPYSLKAGSIWHIKTDISGVLKDNSTLEEVIDTLHPTPAVCGFPKKKSKVFIIENENYDRTFYTGFLGELNSTFAGADASSDLFVNLRCMQIQDTKAILYMGCGITKESIPEKEWEESVNKSMTMKRVLRVMS
- the bshB1 gene encoding bacillithiol biosynthesis deacetylase BshB1; protein product: MKLDILAFGAHPDDVELGCAGTILKEVSLGKKVGIVDLTRGELGTRGTAEIRDQEAKDAAKILGVLIRENLAMRDGFFVNDEKHQLEVIKMIRKYKPEIVLCNAVDDRHIDHGKGSKLVSDACFLSGLMKIETSIDGEKQEAWRPKVVYHYIQWKNITPDFVVDITGFEEKKVEAIMAYKTQFYDPNSNEPATPITSKNFFESLNYRAQDLGRLVGRDFAEGFTVERCLAVNSLENLL
- the ypfJ gene encoding KPN_02809 family neutral zinc metallopeptidase produces the protein MKWQGRRESDNVEDRRGLSGGKVAIGGGVIGIIILLLNIFGGETGQAVGSALEQMQGGQPTQTEAAAPLSKEDKEMGSFVKVTLADTEDIWGKIFAEHGMTYKRPKLVLFRGAVNTACGGASSASGPFYCPADQIVYMDLGFFEELKTKFGAKGGDFAIAYVIAHEIGHHIQTLLGTSEKMRRDQQGKSQAEANKLSVALELQADFYAGVWAHYNQENLDPDDIDEALSAANAVGDDAIQSKMQGRIVPDSFTHGSSEQRMYWFKKGYKTGDIKEGTTFEEI
- a CDS encoding endonuclease yields the protein MKKNYFLLLLMFATIGFAQIPSGYYSTATGTGYTLKTQLYNIIKDHTNNGYAGLYTTYQTSDVDNFYENDGTILDMYSENPSGTDPYNYTTGTTQRCGNYSAEGDCYNREHIIPQSVFNEQFPMVADAHFITPTDGKVNGMRSNYPHGNVNSATYTSQNGSKLGSSAVSGYSGTVFEPINAFKGDIARMYFYFATRYENTVAGYSYAMFNGSSNQVFTTAFLNMLLAWHAQDPVSAREIARNNAIYARQNNRNPFIDHPEYVNQIWGGTPPSGDTQAPTTPTSLASTTKTATSISLSWTASTDNVAVTGYDVYANSVLKTTVSGTTATITGLTASTTYSIYVKAKDAAGNASASSNTISVTTNSSGTGTATDLLFSEYIEGSGNNKALEIANNTGSSVNLSAYTIKKQTNGAGSWSTGLALSGTLATGSKFVVVNSSMSSSCFSTSSANISTTATELTFNGNDAVGLFKNGVLIDIIGTFNGGTANFAIDVTLRRKSTVTSPSTTFNLSAQWDSFSQDTCNNLGSKMARPIEEEVVETSNEVLIFPNPSNGIFNIGLDNFDSPYDLEIFSFTGQKVFEKQNSTDAVITAVHLVKGIYVVKIQKDSKTIIKKIVIE